The Diabrotica undecimpunctata isolate CICGRU chromosome 3, icDiaUnde3, whole genome shotgun sequence genome includes the window CAATACAAAATTGGTAGAGCGCATGCTTACAGgctaattaaaattaagatagtTGCAAACACAAACATACATTTTTCATACTAAATCGACTCGAGCAACTAACTAATATTTTTAGTGCTAAATTCAGTACTGAAATTAGCATAATGGCAAGCGGACCTTATACTGCAAAACCCACTCTAAAACTGTTTAGTTTCAGAATCTGTAAAGCAAATCTAAATTGATCTCTTGTCGTCGTGTATTTTGCACTTCGCTTATCTTCTCAAAGAATATCTCTAAGAGGTATTCTTCGGTGAAAAAAAAGAGCACCTAACCAAATTTTAATGTAGGTATTAAAATATTGAAAGGCATGTACAATTGTCCATGCCGTTAATCTATCTGTAGTTGGTTTTGATCTGTGAAACAACAGACTAAAGGCAAATTGTTTGAAATGCGCTTtgatataaatattcaaaaataaaaacgatTTTGTTCCACTTATACATAAGGACTCAGGTATGAAATAAAACAcgcaatgtttttttattaagtaatattttttctttttaccctATCACTGTAATATTTCATTGCATTACGATATATTGGGTCTACATTGGATTCGCCCTTTCCACTCAAAACTTTATTTATCCCTTCAGCCCAATTAAAGGCaagaaatgaaataaatttatcaATGAGTGCATTTAGTAATGTTTGCAAGTGTTCACAACTCTCAAACTTAAATTGCACTTGTTTTTTAATGAAAACTTGTATCatggaaattaaattttttttataacaaaatgtAGGTAAAATTTCCTTTATAATTGTCTGAATTTGACTAAGGCCCGTTataaacttttcagagcagtACATTAATTTATCAGAAGACCCTTCATACTCTTTTATACTTGTTATATCATGCCATATAGGCAGTTTTTCCTTTGCAATAAAATTATAACGGCAAATGGTACAATCTGACAAAGTATTCTTaaacttttttatcaaaaaaccaCACACATGTCCTAATGCAGCCTTATCCAagtaaattactatttaactgggaataagccacaattaaaggttaaaatacgtttattgacgtttcaatttccacttcggaaatcgttctcaaaatacaaacattagtaaattaaacaaattttgtttttgttacttagtgaaaaattcttctaataatttaattttatctgactcatctatattgacaattcagacatacattatacattttaaagtagacgactttaaaatgatattgccaatattgttgagttgcgttcctgggacgactttacttataagatagttcattcgattacatgaaatcaactttaacttgagaatatccgtcagaaaagatcataacatgtaattcgtctttaaaaatacaaatacatgccatgatgacagtaaaattctcctgttagtgattccatagtaaattatgagggaaaaaccaggaaaaaaacctcataatactatcccgacatggtaagtatttgatcttgcatttattttaccttcaataaataccaaattccgattttatatgtttgttatttaaaaaatataaatgatgtattctccatatgttactgacttaccaatactggtattttctttttaataacttcctctttcaatatttgtagtaccatgaattctccttgtagtgaactatcaaaaatttttattaaatattttaaaaccaattgcaaataaaaatgacacatttataaaaaatacacaacattttttaaataaattatcaaatattgaatttaattcaaataatactttagtaagttttgacataaatagtttatttacgaatgtgccattagataagactttaaatatagtcaagacaaaattagagagtgatgatacattggcaactagaacaagactaaatatatcagctataatggagttaataacagtatgtactgataatacatattttcaactaaataatgaattctataaacaaagttttggactagcaatgggctctagtttatctccattattagccgatatatttatggaagattttgaaacaaatattatttctaaacaaaatttaaaaccctcagtatggtggagatatgtagatgatgtattctcaatatggcctcatggatcagagttgttggacacattcctaaatgatataaacgataaagaagaacccatattgaaagaggaagttattaaaaagaaaataccagtattggtaagtcagtaacatatggagaatacatcatttatattttttaaataacaaacatataaaatcggaatttggtatttattgaaggtaaaataaatgcaagatcaaatacttaccatgtcgggatagtattatgaggtttttttcctggtttttccctcataatttactatggaatcactaacaggagaattttacagtcatcatggcatgtatttgtctttttaaagacgaattacatgttatgatcttttctgacggatattctcaagttaaagttgatttcatgtaatcgaatgaactatcttataagtaaagtcgtcccaggaacgcaactcaacaatattggcaatatcattttaaagtcgtctactttaaaatgtataatgtatgtctgaattgtcaatatagatgagtcagataaaattaaattattagaagaatttttcactaagtaacaaaaacaaaatttgtttaatttactaatgtttgtattttgagaacgatttccgaagtggaaattgaaacgtcaataaacgtattttaacctttaattgtggcttattcccagttaaatagtaattaatttaaaatgccacaagaaaatagcttcagaacttatCCAAGTAATTAGATTCATGGTAGGTGAAAACCAAAAACTCAAATTCGGTAATATTGAGGTTTTCTTCATTACATTCCTCTTCCACACCCTGTGTTACTAAATGTCTCACACCATTGATCAAAGACTCCGCTGTTGATCCATCCCTTTCACAATTGGAAGACAATGAATGCCGGTTAACCATATTGTTGAccaacaatgttttaaaatggtttttaaaattttgcacgGTAGGGTTAACATTCCTCCCTCCGTGCTGTCGAACTTGCCCAAAGAAATTTTCCAGGGGGTCCTGATTAACATCTCTTGGTCTATAAAAGGAAATTTCGTGCTTTACTCTCAGATAGTGGCTTAGATGTTCCAGTCCATTAATTGTCACCTCCCAGTTATGTAGGGAAGGTACCCTAACaagttggttttttttatttaaaaaatgcatcTTACTGAGATGCTGCTTGGCCGTATTCCAAAAATTGATATGCCCACTTCCTTCTTTGACAGCACATTTCAGTTTTTTCCCTGCACTTGGATACAATGTGTGTCCATTAACACTATCAAAAAGGGAATCAAAAAACTGTAGTACAGAAACAGTTCCGAGAGAATTTCTCTGTAGCACTAATTTGCCATCATTTgaagatacacctaaaaaatgatgtttgttttatttcccATGTCACAATAAAAAGTAATGGTTTTCAATAtgcaacaaaatttattttgtaaaataattacattagCCAGGGTCTGCAAAATAGGAAGTTATGTTGGAAAATAACATTACCTTATAAATATCTACCACATTTTATAAGGTAATGTTATTTTTCCATAAAACTTCCTCGTGCGGACCTTTCTATTAGTTATAGAGTATATTTTCAATGCGCCATTTCCATCCCATTAAACAAATCCTATGGAACTATGTCTGCTTGAAAATGTCAGTTTAATGGTCTGcgtctaataaaaaatttaattgtgaCTGTTTAAAGTTACATTTTCAAGTTAAAGTAGTTCAATTGGATGTGTTGAATCAGATGGAAAAAACCCATTGGcaactaaactttatattgatccaaataaataaattgtgttaaaattttactatttaagtGAAAGTATGTAACAATATGTGAAGTACTGaaaattaagtatttttaaatacttttaaaagcAGCACAATCAGTAATAAATGTGAAGTTAGTACTTAGTTGTTCTTGTATACTGTGTAAAACTTACCTTTTCGTAAAAAGAGATTCATAATTGATGCCATCGTATGGCTGAAAACTTGAGCGGCATGAGAAACTTTCATCTTTTTCATGTATTTGGCATAAACGTGCCCCTTATGAATTTTGTTCAGTGCTCTAAATCTTCCGATATCATTATCTATTTCATAGGTCATTACAATGTCAGCCCAATCGCCTATTACAAGattgttattttttttccaaaacaattttttggtcATAAGATTGTTCCTAATGCCTTTTAGTAAATGTGGAGGATCATATATGTGCACTATTGGGTGACCATTTATTtcatacaattttattttttttaatgtattctcTTGGGAGGCATTAtattttactaaataatttatGGCTCCTACATTTGTAGATCCTTGATCAGACACAGTGGCAACTACTGTAAGACCAGCTTTTTCACACTCTACTATAATTCCCTTGATTTGCCTAACTAAATCAATTGTAGTAGTGGTTCCTTGTGAGAATGTGTAGGCAACTGGctgtttccatttttttgtaatacCTATAACAAATGATGcaactataataataataataataataaaagatttaTTCATCCTTTAAGATCTGACATATAAGACACCCATAATCCCTATTAACccataaaaaatgtatttgtagtatttaatagatataacttaaaatatattgaatttgTATGCAAAGTTACAATTCTTGATATCATAACATATGAATATGTCTGACTGTATATAACAATCAAAATTTGAAcagtttataataataataaactctCTTTATTTTACAAACATATACCCACCTTTTATCATAAAAACTTGGGCATGATCAGCAAATTTGTTATTTCTTTCATCACCACAATCTACAAAtccatcaaattctctatttttggcATTTAGGTCCAAGTGTGGttgtaaagccatttcatcgaacattaaaatacatacttTATCTCGTTTACTCAATTTGGCTACATTCTGTTTTAAGTTTCTAAAAATAGTTTCATTAATTCCTGCATCAATTGGAATACGATTGAGCATATGATTCAAAGTGTTTTTGGATGGAGTTGCAAATAATTTCCCAAATAACTTGTAGCTCTTGGGACTTTGTCTCTGCAAAATCAATCCAAGAACTTTCTCTTCCAAATTGTACCGTCGCCCTTTTGGTTTAAATTTTGAGGCTTTTATTTGCAACTTTAAAAAATTTGCTACATGGGGATCCAGGTCTTTGGTCATGTTATTAATAGTCTCTTCCATAGTGAAACGTTTTTTACTTTGATTTCTTCTTTTATACATAGAAAAACTGTTACTAATTTTTTTCGCTCTATTGTATAAGGCTGCTTCCCTAACTgtgagattttttgttttgtttactccCAACTCTTTGAGCAAAGTAAATGAAACTgaaacaaaatgtttttattacTAATATAAATAAGTACAACATAGGTTTCTTGTTTCgataattttttagataatttagAAAAAACTGACCACTACGGATTTGAACCTGGTAATCCTTAGGTTCAAATCCCACCTGTGGTCGGTTTTTTCTGAATTATATTTGTCCAAAAAGCCACGCAAATATTCTCTAAAATATGAATAAGTCTTTACagattattgtaaattttgtactTTGTTTCACACTTACAGCATCACcagaaatcattttaaaattttaaagacaaAATGCCTAACCCAAATAGACTTATTACAAATATACTTCAATGTCAactaccaaaaaataaaaattgtacctCTTCTTCAATATGCTCACCATACACACTTGTGcagcaaatttttgtttttttcttcaatGTTTAATATAAAccaaaagataaaattaaaaaacttttagtAGGTACTTAATTTTATTCTGTGTTATACTTTTAGTAGGTACTTAATATTATTCTGTGTTATGACATACTTTTGCAGGATATATATCATTATTCCATTCCATAATAGTTTATTAATAAAACACATTTAAGTATATTGATGAAAATGTGTTGTAATTTAACTAAATAAAGACCATAGAtttcaataaacaatatttagaaaataaaaccTCTCACAATCACACATTTCTAGTTACCAGTGTTACCAAGATGGTCACTACCAATTAGTTTCTGTAACTATTAACAtctaaatattacttacatttttttttcctTGTGATCCCTTGTAAGCAAGTGCTTGGTGTTTCGTAAGTcactgcagatgatgttgacgGTAAATGAATCTCTGCACTTTGGCAAACTGTAGTTGGAATCGAATATGTATGGTCTTTGGCTGATGTTGAAGGAAAGTTAACATCTTTACTTTGACCAGAAGTAGTAAGTATTTCAACAGGTGATGATGATATTATAGGACAACGTTTTGTGGGTATTGCAAACACTGTAAGTGTTCTATTAGGCCCTCTGTGATGGTCTGCAAAATGTACATCACAGATTCTTTCCTATCTATAAATCAATTGTTTGTCTTTCATCATCAAAGTCGAGTTACCAGTGGTCTCTAACCACATTTTAAAACGATCAGGAAATTTGTTAGGCAACGGAAACCTGTGCCGTGGTGAATTCCTATCTTCGCATCCCATTATGGCACATTTTTTGTTCCATGGCCCCATGTTTTCCTAAAACATTTAAAGCTATAACTTAATGTGGGATACAATTActcaagtaaatatttttaaacgagtTTTTATATTTCGGAACTGGAACTATCAAGTTTTACCTATGATTGTTGCAAAGTTTTGGACTAGGACACAAAACTGTATTAGAACAAAACAACCCAGATGGCTCAGCAGTTTTAAGTCAGGGTAGGACACTTAAATATATCCAAGAACCCAAACCGAACTAGGGTAATTTAATATTTGATTATATATTATTAGAATCATATTACATACCTGGATATTAAACAGCTGTAGTAaatgaaatttcctaatgtaACAATAACTTCTaacttaacttaaaaaaaaaaacaaatatcctTATACCACGCCTTAACTAAACAATTAATATTCTAATCCCAAATATGATATTTCAATATTCTAATTATAAATACGATATTCCTTGATCTAACACCACTtttaactaaaacaaataatatctttCTACCCACGtctataccaaagaatatagacgcttatagaagaattgttCAGTTATTTTTGAAAGGTAGCAAAAAGTGGGACATAGGTAAAGAAAAGTGGGACGAGTGGAACGCACGTGTTGCACGtggtaccactaaggagcggtcATGTCAGCTGTGGCTCTACCATTGGGCGCGTTCAGCAGACGGAGCTGCTCCACAGTCCACAACTGTTGAGTAAAAGTCTGCAAAATCAAACCGCTACCGATACGCTACTTCCGGAGCGGCCTGTCAAATTTGGTAGCGTAACGTAAAAATTGTATCGCTACCTCCATCCAACATGTTGAGAGAAATGTCAttcatgacatttctgtactaaaATTGAGGGTTaggtcaaagaatatagacgcttatagaagaatttttcactgttatttttgagcATAGCAAAAGATGTGACATAGATAAAGAAAAGTGGGACGAGTGGAACGCACGTGTTGCACGtggtaccactaaggagcggtttgcttctaaaatatgaaagagtggggcaataaatgcaagtttagatatttttatatgtagatgccgcgtggtcgtagaataggattaaatttttgcgttttataaaattgtttaaagaaaataatattattttaacttttaataaattaatctttttagaaaaattattataattcaaatttttaattgaaatatgtacaaatcttaagtataaatcagtttaagactatattgtaataatttcaccaatattcattcattgtgaaaattatgttttagatactattagttgttattttaaaacaagattaaatagtacccatacagcgtaaaaactttcacatataggtactattcattaaaatgtactgttaaagtttattttgttatttcaaaaataaatcaggaatgctttttgttgttattgaaaaattatggatgaaatggaagttttggcgaaatggaaaatttcataatttagtaaaaagtttcattgaatactttttttttaaattgaaattttttaaaattgtttcgttaatttctgggcagaaaaacagtataataaaaagttatgtgacggtttttcgttgtgttggaacaaaccaatttttaattcaaagttatacaattaaaaaaataaatactttgaatattgtaaatatcatacatttttaagttttaaaattaaaaatttaacaatttaatatattgaaaataaagattttattgtgaaaaaacaaaaaaaagacagtttgcaaatcaatggcatcgaaatttgtttaggcgtagatgcaaagttacccgttcgtactcctttcccacttccccctaactacatacttcattatgaaattttcatgatagttttaagccgacggccacggcaccacgctgtgagtttatgcagccaccctcttTTAAAGTataaaccgtaaccaaatcgcccatttgaactgctcttctataagcgtctatattctttgcctaTACTAAACAATCATTAGTCATCAACATCAATTAATATTCGACATTCGAGTCGACAGACGACAGTTATTTTAGCACAAAACAATAATGTTTTGTGATCTACAGAATCTATCGAAAATAGCGCTTGGTGGTGTGTTCTGTAAGTAATTCAATGATTACATTTTACGGATTGAAGTTGAACCCCCCTGAATAGTGATCAGGTTGATGGTTGACAGTATCTTGTCTTTTGTCAATAATTAACTTTtgtgattggttaaaattttcaTCGAAAACCCGGCAACACTGTTCATAGTTTCTCTCATTCCTTTTCCTTTCTACTCCCCGTATTCAAGAATACAGCTTTTTAAAATCGAGAGAAATTATGATGGAGCAGAAAAGCGAGTTAGCTTAGTGGGGAGTAAAATTTTCTCTCGATTCAAGAATAAGGCcccttgtgtactctggtgacgtaactcaagcatccccaccctagtcggaagaggcaaccgtagtaagtctaggAACCGTGGTCACACCCACCTTAAGTCCTTAAGTTACAAGCCATGAAGTAGAAATTTGGCAACATCTAAAGGTAGTCccgggccctgattctatttcatttcgatgtcgaaatttaaaagcgactacgccatgacagtcgcaatcgctagccattctcattcatttcgattgtagttaaaactggggatatttactttatcattttgacactgctgaaaatttgggttggccctgttgtttattggctgcactacgcttgttttGTTGAATGTTTgctttgtttacgttacgtgaacgtcttttttttcttgtttgagttgttaaatcataaatattggccattctcaattatattttgaattgaaagaaaagatggcaagaaaaaaaaaggcgatgtgggagatccttaagttataaccactaagatttgacttagtggttatattctaatatatttttaaatttactgcagcttagtaatactaaccctaaacattttgggtatcctagaggcataaacaccttcttccaaatatggttctaatacccttattaaataattcgCAGCTTGTTTATTAATCCGGAATtactgcctaaattgagcatcacttagtgaaaaagaattttgagtatcccgtaacattcttcttatcctccgttatgaacgtcggatatctaacctctctaattcctccaaaactagcaaatgtccgtaaaacacagccatattgatactttttgcctcagttttccttgcaaggatcaaaacaccgcctacttaaactgaacctaagttcacttctcccagtccagtcagtcatgtcagattaatttcgactcgaaatgaaatttcaaccactttcttgaagttgaaattaatttcgataagtcaaaaactagtgacgtcgtttggttagttcagctgaaatccacaaggttcgcaaagtctcatttcgacgtcgccatatcgCACATGCTAAAGAAAAGTGACACTATCCAAAATAATCAATTTTACAGAATCAGCGTTTAAAGTTTTTGACATACTTTGTTGCGAAATATGATCCTTTAGAAATAAAGTTAGtgactgaaatatatttttttaaaaaaccttaTTTATTACCTTATACACTTAATTATGTAGTTTTTCTGTTTCCAAGTCTGATactagtaaaaaaattaataaaatcatttaataTAGTATAAGCAgtgaaatatttttatagttacataattttttattgaaaataacaaGTTACAACattcttaaaaatataaaaaaacttaatttataCCGTTGGCTACACAGTTGAAAAATTATCGGaatgaaattaacataaaaagtcagaaacaaattagaaaaaattataaaatattattataatacgaTACACTATAATACTCAGGTATTATATTTTGGTCTATCATGCTTTGTATGTGTTTTTTCTTTAATTCGCTCAAAGAAAGTCGTGTGGGATAAAATTGCTTTAATGGGAACTGCTGATTCATTGGTCGATTTTTCCGTGTTTTACACCTGTTAGAACCATCTATATCAATTTCTTTATAGTCTTCGTAGTACGAATTTTTGTAAGTTACTTTAATATTATCTTCATCTCTTTCAATTCTTATTACTTTAATATCAGTCAGTTTTACAGTTTCACCTTCTTTGTTTCATTGTAAGTTAACTAGATTTGCAAGTTCCTTGATATCGTAAAAATCTTTATAACATAATTCATTTACAGTATAAGGATTGCCTTTTTTCTTTGCTTTTCGTATTGCGGTAATGTATTGCGAAGGCACATAAATAGGACCGGACCTTAACGTtttctttacttctctttcgattgtAGAGTGGGCAGCGTCACCTTCATTTTGTGTATGCCCTTTTATTAGAAACTTATGTGTAATTGAAGTCAAGTTTTTTAAAGTTAGCAAGCAATAAACGTACAAAGAAATCATAAATTGGTTCTTTTGTTGACCACTGCAGTTATCTGAGTAGAAAATTATATTGAGGTTAGTAGATACAGTCATTTCTGACATCTTTCTAATATATTTAAGAACACAACTTGCTATTTCATTTGCTCCACGTTGGCCCTCTACCTCATTCCAGAAAAAACACTCAGTCTGGTCTCTTCCTATTGCTGATATAGTGAaattaaaacaattcattttacTTTTGTAGTAAAAGACTGAGACAT containing:
- the LOC140435909 gene encoding uncharacterized protein is translated as MPFRGRILVELANKSVDPPNSTQIYKNCDIAHDPMPTEKQIINEEVLLSTASNVEDPNSNTPILLNNTDLSEHNNNTVDNVSDFSPVSDDDKEYLPYYSSNTKKHRYKNLLAPSNTKKLRRASSSSDSSSSSDTSSSTTSSCTSSSSNSGLSTSSISGTHKSESEEHPVYVATENNISVESINMRQNALENYNDILGLVQPDNQLALPAVTPSNFATGIENLSSKQADDCVVPKIVRRPGQSRKAVAKTLRNSGKEYLSASRNRRVIPARKMGSSCTTQCRLKCADHISEEIRKQIFDSYWAMGSLTRQREFIARSMVPVIPKYQYKMVNSNRKLKQSFHLKVDTSKTVRVCKNFFKNTLGISDRPIRTVISKIDNKGIIDTEQRGKHGKHAKLNDSLLSAVRNHINGIPRIESHYLRQQTTREFIDGGKTVSDLYRDYKEDCIRKSLSFVDIQIYRKIFKTDFNISFFVPKKDQCDLCAAYNIAQADNCSGQQKNQFMISLYVYCLLTLKNLTSITHKFLIKGHTQNEGDAAHSTIEREVKKTLRSGPIYVPSQYITAIRKAKKKGNPYTERICDVHFADHHRGPNRTLTVFAIPTKRCPIISSSPVEILTTSGQSKDVNFPSTSAKDHTYSIPTTVCQSAEIHLPSTSSAVTYETPSTCLQGITRKKKFSFTLLKELGVNKTKNLTVREAALYNRAKKISNSFSMYKRRNQSKKRFTMEETINNMTKDLDPHVANFLKLQIKASKFKPKGRRYNLEEKVLGLILQRQSPKSYKLFGKLFATPSKNTLNHMLNRIPIDAGINETIFRNLKQNVAKLSKRDKVCILMFDEMALQPHLDLNAKNREFDGFVDCGDERNNKFADHAQVFMIKGITKKWKQPVAYTFSQGTTTTIDLVRQIKGIIVECEKAGLTVVATVSDQGSTNVGAINYLVKYNASQENTLKKIKLYEINGHPIVHIYDPPHLLKGIRNNLMTKKLFWKKNNNLVIGDWADIVMTYEIDNDIGRFRALNKIHKGHVYAKYMKKMKVSHAAQVFSHTMASIMNLFLRKGVSSNDGKLVLQRNSLGTVSVLQFFDSLFDSVNGHTLYPSAGKKLKCAVKEGSGHINFWNTAKQHLSKMHFLNKKNQLVRVPSLHNWEVTINGLEHLSHYLRVKHEISFYRPRDVNQDPLENFFGQVRQHGGRNVNPTVQNFKNHFKTLLVNNMVNRHSLSSNCERDGSTAESLINGVRHLVTQGVEEECNEENLNITEFEFLVFTYHESNYLDKF